A region from the Triticum urartu cultivar G1812 chromosome 1, Tu2.1, whole genome shotgun sequence genome encodes:
- the LOC125532716 gene encoding protein FAR1-RELATED SEQUENCE 3-like — protein sequence MSILGGDDPGSYFLEMNAKDLINMKAKNSRIDDVDDVLKTVNFFREMKAINREFFCDMQLDESDRVKNIFWANASCRGTYQDFGDCVTFDTTYKTNKYHMPLGVFVGTNNHLQTTFFGFALIRDEDAESFRWLFKTFLRCMRGKAPRCILTDQCQAMALAIADVFKNTIHKLCR from the exons ATGAGCATTCTGGGCGGTGATGACCCTGGTAGCTACTTCCTCGAAATGAATGCCAAAGACTTGATTAACAT GAAAGCAAAGAATTCAAGGATTGATGATGTGGATGATGTCCTAAAGACTGTCAACTTCTTTAGGGAGATGAAAGCTATAAATAGGGAATTCTTCTGTGACATGCAACTCGATGAGTCCGACAGAGTTAAGAACATATTCTGGGCGAACGCAAGCTGCCGAGGCACATATCAGGACTTCGGTGACTGCGTAACATTTGACACCACGTACAAGACCAACAAGTACCATATGCCACTTGGGGTGTTTGTCGGTACTAACAACCACTTACAGACTACATTCTTTGGTTTCGCCCTCATAAGAGATGAGGATGCAGAATCATTCAGATGGCTGTTCAAGACGTTTTTAAGGTGCATGAGAGGGAAGGCTCCTAGATGCATCCTCACAG ACCAGTGCCAGGCAATGGCTTTGGCGATCGCAGATGTTTTCAAGAACACAATACATAAGCTATGCCGCTAG